One stretch of Zingiber officinale cultivar Zhangliang chromosome 6B, Zo_v1.1, whole genome shotgun sequence DNA includes these proteins:
- the LOC121989446 gene encoding zinc finger CCCH domain-containing protein 53-like isoform X1 gives MDVYEATRVVLARIQSLDAENAAKIMGYILIQEQGDKEMIRLAFGPDALLQSVVLKARSDLGLPGSPLATSAPTTPSPFSLLARQNSSSRFSSLGGVSSPTSFLPPSGFSCSGRGLDELQGTEEILSPNGAGKPFMEEFQLQDQLSFLSDSATSPNPEHPVPIGPKSAGDGGDLFYPDVLCRSPRGVGDDLFYPDVFGRSPSSGSDSSLFPCRFGWGTNGNHHRRSWSSADLLLRSDAAAGGFGWKPCLYFAKGYCKDGPECRFLHGLPEESIAAAEHQRQLLLLRSMSQRIGRPSQLTASAFPYSPLGSLPSSPSSTTKSLDFLLQQQNDSQSRAAAAAALLRSRMERSDIAGMANPGSRQIYLTFPADSTFTEEDVSNYFSIYGPVQDVRIPYQQKRMFGFVTFIYPETVKVILAKGNPHFVCDARVLVKPYKEKGKALDKCRKQQLNERGEFSGCTTPTGLESRADPYDLQPLGARMLYNNGSQELLRRKLEEQQQALELQRAIELQARRLMNLQLLDLKNRSLSSSTAPASIINPPTISAPFITIPTADSSSKGSSSSSSSQEHSPIAGAEQNMNTSNGFSKAVNSSNKKESVDEVNPNQDSDSHESAAEHNLPDSPFASPTKSSIAVLEVDAFSHAAATVPPSSTFEMASYKSCVLAMPRLSSHGAMGM, from the exons ATGGACGTGTACGAGGCGACGCGGGTGGTGTTGGCGAGGATACAGAGCTTGGACGCGGAGAACGCGGCCAAGATCATGGGCTACATCTTGATCCAGGAGCAAGGTGACAAGGAGATGATCCGCCTCGCCTTCGGTCCCGATGCGCTCCTTCAGTCCGTCGTCCTCAAGGCCCGCAGTGACCTCGGCCTCCCCGGCTCGCCGCTCGCAACCTCTGCTCCTACAACCCCGTCCCCTTTTAGCCTCCTTGCGCGCCAGAACTCATCCTCCCGCTTCTCCTCCCTCGGCGGCGTCTCTTCGCCTACCTCGTTCCTTCCGCCTTCCGGATTCTCATGCTCAGGTAGAGGCCTGGATGAGCTGCAGGGCACCGAAGAGATCCTCAGTCCCAACGGCGCCGGTAAGCCGTTCATGGAAGAGTTCCAACTTCAAGATCAGCTCTCCTTCCTCAGCGACAGTGCCACTAGTCCTAATCCCGAGCATCCCGTCCCTATTGGCCCCAAATCTGCTGGCGATGGAGGCGATCTCTTTTATCCCGATGTTTTATGCCGCAGCCCTCGCGGCGTCGGAGACGATCTCTTCTACCCCGACGTGTTTGGCCGTAGTCCTAGCAGCGGGAGCGACAGTTCGCTGTTTCCTTGCAGGTTCGGATGGGGGACCAACGGAAACCACCATCGTCGTAGCTGGTCCTCCGCCGACCTCCTTCTCCGTTCCGATGCTGCGGCTGGGGGCTTCGGTTGGAAGCCCTGCCTCTACTTCGCGAAAGGTTACTGCAAAGACGGCCCCGAGTGCCGCTTCCTACACGGCTTGCCGGAGGAGTCCATCGCCGCAGCGGAGCATCAGCGCCAGTTGCTGCTTCTGCGGTCGATGAGCCAGAGGATTGGCCGCCCATCGCAGCTCACAGCGTCCGCCTTCCCGTACTCGCCGTTGGGTTCGCTGCCGTCTTCACCCTCGTCGACGACCAAATCTCTCGACTTCTTGCTCCAGCAGCAAAATGACAGCCAAAG CAGAGCGGCGGCGGCCGCAGCTCTGCTGCGATCAAGGATGGAAAGAAGCGATATTGCAGGGATGGCCAATCCAGGCTCGAGACAGATCTATTTAACGTTCCCCGCAGATAGCACTTTTACTGAAGAAGATGTCTCCAACTACTTCAG CATCTACGGGCCAGTACAGGATGTGAGGATCCCATATCAGCAAAAGAGaatgtttggttttgtaaccTTCATCTACCCTGAAACCGTCAAGGTGATCTTGGCCAAAGGAAATCCTCATTTTGTCTGCGACGCTAGAGTTCTCGTCAAGCCTTACAAGGAGAAAGGCAAAGCCCTTGACAAGTGCAG GAAGCAGCAACTGAATGAAAGGGGGGAATTTTCCGGCTGCACAACTCCCACTGGTCTGGAATCTAGAGCAGATCCTTATGACCTTCAACCGCTGG GAGCGAGGATGTTGTACAACAATGGCAGCCAGGAGCTGCTGCGGAGGAAGCTCGAGGAGCAACAGCAAGCTCTGGAGCTGCAGCGGGCCATTGAGCTGCAAGCAAGAAGACTGATGAATCTCCAGCTCCTCGACCTCAAGAATCGTAGTCTCTCCTCCTCGACTGCTCCAGCCTCTATCATCAACCCTCCCACCATATCAGCCCCATTTATAACTATACCTACAGCCGATTCAAGTAGCAAAGGTAGTAGCAGCAGTAGCAGTAGCCAAGAACACTCTCCAATTGCAG GTGCAGAGCAGAACATGAACACTTCCAATGGCTTCTCGAAGGCGGTCAACTCTAGCAACAAGAAGGAATCTGTTGATGAGGTTAATCCCAATCAAGATAGTGATTCCCATGAAAG TGCTGCGGAGCACAACTTGCCCGATAGCCCTTTTGCTTCGCCCACCAAGTCGTCAATTGCAGTACTGGAGGTCGATGCTTTCTCACATGCTGCGGCAACCGTGCCACCCTCATCAACCTTTGAGATGGCCTCATACAAATCGTGTGTATTAGCAATGCCAAG GTTATCCAGTCATGGAGCTATGGGGATGTAG
- the LOC121989446 gene encoding zinc finger CCCH domain-containing protein 53-like isoform X3: protein MDVYEATRVVLARIQSLDAENAAKIMGYILIQEQGDKEMIRLAFGPDALLQSVVLKARSDLGLPGSPLATSAPTTPSPFSLLARQNSSSRFSSLGGVSSPTSFLPPSGFSCSGRGLDELQGTEEILSPNGAGKPFMEEFQLQDQLSFLSDSATSPNPEHPVPIGPKSAGDGGDLFYPDVLCRSPRGVGDDLFYPDVFGRSPSSGSDSSLFPCRFGWGTNGNHHRRSWSSADLLLRSDAAAGGFGWKPCLYFAKGYCKDGPECRFLHGLPEESIAAAEHQRQLLLLRSMSQRIGRPSQLTASAFPYSPLGSLPSSPSSTTKSLDFLLQQQNDSQSRAAAAAALLRSRMERSDIAGMANPGSRQIYLTFPADSTFTEEDVSNYFSIYGPVQDVRIPYQQKRMFGFVTFIYPETVKVILAKGNPHFVCDARVLVKPYKEKGKALDKCRKQQLNERGEFSGCTTPTGLESRADPYDLQPLGARMLYNNGSQELLRRKLEEQQQALELQRAIELQARRLMNLQLLDLKNRSLSSSTAPASIINPPTISAPFITIPTADSSSKGSSSSSSSQEHSPIAGAEQNMNTSNGFSKAVNSSNKKESVDEVNPNQDSDSHESAAEHNLPDSPFASPTKSSIAVLEVDAFSHAAATVPPSSTFEMASYKSCVLAMPSHGAMGM from the exons ATGGACGTGTACGAGGCGACGCGGGTGGTGTTGGCGAGGATACAGAGCTTGGACGCGGAGAACGCGGCCAAGATCATGGGCTACATCTTGATCCAGGAGCAAGGTGACAAGGAGATGATCCGCCTCGCCTTCGGTCCCGATGCGCTCCTTCAGTCCGTCGTCCTCAAGGCCCGCAGTGACCTCGGCCTCCCCGGCTCGCCGCTCGCAACCTCTGCTCCTACAACCCCGTCCCCTTTTAGCCTCCTTGCGCGCCAGAACTCATCCTCCCGCTTCTCCTCCCTCGGCGGCGTCTCTTCGCCTACCTCGTTCCTTCCGCCTTCCGGATTCTCATGCTCAGGTAGAGGCCTGGATGAGCTGCAGGGCACCGAAGAGATCCTCAGTCCCAACGGCGCCGGTAAGCCGTTCATGGAAGAGTTCCAACTTCAAGATCAGCTCTCCTTCCTCAGCGACAGTGCCACTAGTCCTAATCCCGAGCATCCCGTCCCTATTGGCCCCAAATCTGCTGGCGATGGAGGCGATCTCTTTTATCCCGATGTTTTATGCCGCAGCCCTCGCGGCGTCGGAGACGATCTCTTCTACCCCGACGTGTTTGGCCGTAGTCCTAGCAGCGGGAGCGACAGTTCGCTGTTTCCTTGCAGGTTCGGATGGGGGACCAACGGAAACCACCATCGTCGTAGCTGGTCCTCCGCCGACCTCCTTCTCCGTTCCGATGCTGCGGCTGGGGGCTTCGGTTGGAAGCCCTGCCTCTACTTCGCGAAAGGTTACTGCAAAGACGGCCCCGAGTGCCGCTTCCTACACGGCTTGCCGGAGGAGTCCATCGCCGCAGCGGAGCATCAGCGCCAGTTGCTGCTTCTGCGGTCGATGAGCCAGAGGATTGGCCGCCCATCGCAGCTCACAGCGTCCGCCTTCCCGTACTCGCCGTTGGGTTCGCTGCCGTCTTCACCCTCGTCGACGACCAAATCTCTCGACTTCTTGCTCCAGCAGCAAAATGACAGCCAAAG CAGAGCGGCGGCGGCCGCAGCTCTGCTGCGATCAAGGATGGAAAGAAGCGATATTGCAGGGATGGCCAATCCAGGCTCGAGACAGATCTATTTAACGTTCCCCGCAGATAGCACTTTTACTGAAGAAGATGTCTCCAACTACTTCAG CATCTACGGGCCAGTACAGGATGTGAGGATCCCATATCAGCAAAAGAGaatgtttggttttgtaaccTTCATCTACCCTGAAACCGTCAAGGTGATCTTGGCCAAAGGAAATCCTCATTTTGTCTGCGACGCTAGAGTTCTCGTCAAGCCTTACAAGGAGAAAGGCAAAGCCCTTGACAAGTGCAG GAAGCAGCAACTGAATGAAAGGGGGGAATTTTCCGGCTGCACAACTCCCACTGGTCTGGAATCTAGAGCAGATCCTTATGACCTTCAACCGCTGG GAGCGAGGATGTTGTACAACAATGGCAGCCAGGAGCTGCTGCGGAGGAAGCTCGAGGAGCAACAGCAAGCTCTGGAGCTGCAGCGGGCCATTGAGCTGCAAGCAAGAAGACTGATGAATCTCCAGCTCCTCGACCTCAAGAATCGTAGTCTCTCCTCCTCGACTGCTCCAGCCTCTATCATCAACCCTCCCACCATATCAGCCCCATTTATAACTATACCTACAGCCGATTCAAGTAGCAAAGGTAGTAGCAGCAGTAGCAGTAGCCAAGAACACTCTCCAATTGCAG GTGCAGAGCAGAACATGAACACTTCCAATGGCTTCTCGAAGGCGGTCAACTCTAGCAACAAGAAGGAATCTGTTGATGAGGTTAATCCCAATCAAGATAGTGATTCCCATGAAAG TGCTGCGGAGCACAACTTGCCCGATAGCCCTTTTGCTTCGCCCACCAAGTCGTCAATTGCAGTACTGGAGGTCGATGCTTTCTCACATGCTGCGGCAACCGTGCCACCCTCATCAACCTTTGAGATGGCCTCATACAAATCGTGTGTATTAGCAATGCCAAG TCATGGAGCTATGGGGATGTAG
- the LOC121989446 gene encoding zinc finger CCCH domain-containing protein 53-like isoform X2: MDVYEATRVVLARIQSLDAENAAKIMGYILIQEQGDKEMIRLAFGPDALLQSVVLKARSDLGLPGSPLATSAPTTPSPFSLLARQNSSSRFSSLGGVSSPTSFLPPSGFSCSGRGLDELQGTEEILSPNGAGKPFMEEFQLQDQLSFLSDSATSPNPEHPVPIGPKSAGDGGDLFYPDVLCRSPRGVGDDLFYPDVFGRSPSSGSDSSLFPCRFGWGTNGNHHRRSWSSADLLLRSDAAAGGFGWKPCLYFAKGYCKDGPECRFLHGLPEESIAAAEHQRQLLLLRSMSQRIGRPSQLTASAFPYSPLGSLPSSPSSTTKSLDFLLQQQNDSQRAAAAAALLRSRMERSDIAGMANPGSRQIYLTFPADSTFTEEDVSNYFSIYGPVQDVRIPYQQKRMFGFVTFIYPETVKVILAKGNPHFVCDARVLVKPYKEKGKALDKCRKQQLNERGEFSGCTTPTGLESRADPYDLQPLGARMLYNNGSQELLRRKLEEQQQALELQRAIELQARRLMNLQLLDLKNRSLSSSTAPASIINPPTISAPFITIPTADSSSKGSSSSSSSQEHSPIAGAEQNMNTSNGFSKAVNSSNKKESVDEVNPNQDSDSHESAAEHNLPDSPFASPTKSSIAVLEVDAFSHAAATVPPSSTFEMASYKSCVLAMPRLSSHGAMGM; the protein is encoded by the exons ATGGACGTGTACGAGGCGACGCGGGTGGTGTTGGCGAGGATACAGAGCTTGGACGCGGAGAACGCGGCCAAGATCATGGGCTACATCTTGATCCAGGAGCAAGGTGACAAGGAGATGATCCGCCTCGCCTTCGGTCCCGATGCGCTCCTTCAGTCCGTCGTCCTCAAGGCCCGCAGTGACCTCGGCCTCCCCGGCTCGCCGCTCGCAACCTCTGCTCCTACAACCCCGTCCCCTTTTAGCCTCCTTGCGCGCCAGAACTCATCCTCCCGCTTCTCCTCCCTCGGCGGCGTCTCTTCGCCTACCTCGTTCCTTCCGCCTTCCGGATTCTCATGCTCAGGTAGAGGCCTGGATGAGCTGCAGGGCACCGAAGAGATCCTCAGTCCCAACGGCGCCGGTAAGCCGTTCATGGAAGAGTTCCAACTTCAAGATCAGCTCTCCTTCCTCAGCGACAGTGCCACTAGTCCTAATCCCGAGCATCCCGTCCCTATTGGCCCCAAATCTGCTGGCGATGGAGGCGATCTCTTTTATCCCGATGTTTTATGCCGCAGCCCTCGCGGCGTCGGAGACGATCTCTTCTACCCCGACGTGTTTGGCCGTAGTCCTAGCAGCGGGAGCGACAGTTCGCTGTTTCCTTGCAGGTTCGGATGGGGGACCAACGGAAACCACCATCGTCGTAGCTGGTCCTCCGCCGACCTCCTTCTCCGTTCCGATGCTGCGGCTGGGGGCTTCGGTTGGAAGCCCTGCCTCTACTTCGCGAAAGGTTACTGCAAAGACGGCCCCGAGTGCCGCTTCCTACACGGCTTGCCGGAGGAGTCCATCGCCGCAGCGGAGCATCAGCGCCAGTTGCTGCTTCTGCGGTCGATGAGCCAGAGGATTGGCCGCCCATCGCAGCTCACAGCGTCCGCCTTCCCGTACTCGCCGTTGGGTTCGCTGCCGTCTTCACCCTCGTCGACGACCAAATCTCTCGACTTCTTGCTCCAGCAGCAAAATGACAGCCAAAG AGCGGCGGCGGCCGCAGCTCTGCTGCGATCAAGGATGGAAAGAAGCGATATTGCAGGGATGGCCAATCCAGGCTCGAGACAGATCTATTTAACGTTCCCCGCAGATAGCACTTTTACTGAAGAAGATGTCTCCAACTACTTCAG CATCTACGGGCCAGTACAGGATGTGAGGATCCCATATCAGCAAAAGAGaatgtttggttttgtaaccTTCATCTACCCTGAAACCGTCAAGGTGATCTTGGCCAAAGGAAATCCTCATTTTGTCTGCGACGCTAGAGTTCTCGTCAAGCCTTACAAGGAGAAAGGCAAAGCCCTTGACAAGTGCAG GAAGCAGCAACTGAATGAAAGGGGGGAATTTTCCGGCTGCACAACTCCCACTGGTCTGGAATCTAGAGCAGATCCTTATGACCTTCAACCGCTGG GAGCGAGGATGTTGTACAACAATGGCAGCCAGGAGCTGCTGCGGAGGAAGCTCGAGGAGCAACAGCAAGCTCTGGAGCTGCAGCGGGCCATTGAGCTGCAAGCAAGAAGACTGATGAATCTCCAGCTCCTCGACCTCAAGAATCGTAGTCTCTCCTCCTCGACTGCTCCAGCCTCTATCATCAACCCTCCCACCATATCAGCCCCATTTATAACTATACCTACAGCCGATTCAAGTAGCAAAGGTAGTAGCAGCAGTAGCAGTAGCCAAGAACACTCTCCAATTGCAG GTGCAGAGCAGAACATGAACACTTCCAATGGCTTCTCGAAGGCGGTCAACTCTAGCAACAAGAAGGAATCTGTTGATGAGGTTAATCCCAATCAAGATAGTGATTCCCATGAAAG TGCTGCGGAGCACAACTTGCCCGATAGCCCTTTTGCTTCGCCCACCAAGTCGTCAATTGCAGTACTGGAGGTCGATGCTTTCTCACATGCTGCGGCAACCGTGCCACCCTCATCAACCTTTGAGATGGCCTCATACAAATCGTGTGTATTAGCAATGCCAAG GTTATCCAGTCATGGAGCTATGGGGATGTAG